One stretch of Labrenzia sp. CE80 DNA includes these proteins:
- the cydX gene encoding cytochrome bd-I oxidase subunit CydX — protein sequence MWYFAWILGMPLAVCLAVLNAMWLEMREDDEERKIDRGA from the coding sequence ATGTGGTATTTCGCCTGGATCCTCGGCATGCCTTTGGCAGTCTGCCTCGCCGTTTTGAACGCCATGTGGCTGGAAATGCGTGAGGATGACGAGGAACGCAAAATCGATCGCGGCGCCTGA
- the cydB gene encoding cytochrome d ubiquinol oxidase subunit II: MILHELIDYSVLKVLWWALLGIILIAFAVTDGFDMGVGTLLPFVAESDVERRIAINTIGATWEGNQVWFILGGGAIFAAWPPLYAISFSGFYLAMFIVLAAMILRPVAFKYRSKRPDPAWRTAWDWALFTGSFVPALVFGVAVGNVLLGVPYSLDLDLRMTYEGSFFGLFSPFSLLCGLLSVSMLVMHGGAWLGMRAGGVVAVRGRRYGSLAAIVSLVLFALGGWLVSTGYVEGFRITSEIDPNMQANPLAKQAIVEGSAWMANYALHPWMMIAPALGFLGTLGALVGLQTRFEGLTFLCSKAAVVGIISTVGLSMFPFILPSSIQPEASLTVWDASSSHATLFNMLVATAIFLPLILIYTAWVYKVLWGKVDEETIERDHDTAY, encoded by the coding sequence ATGATCCTCCACGAACTCATCGACTACTCAGTCCTCAAGGTGCTCTGGTGGGCGCTGTTGGGTATTATCCTGATTGCGTTCGCCGTGACGGATGGCTTCGACATGGGTGTTGGAACCTTGCTGCCCTTCGTCGCCGAAAGCGACGTGGAACGGCGTATCGCGATCAACACTATCGGAGCCACCTGGGAAGGAAATCAGGTCTGGTTCATTCTGGGAGGCGGCGCGATCTTCGCTGCCTGGCCACCGCTCTATGCGATCAGTTTCTCCGGCTTCTATCTGGCGATGTTCATCGTGCTGGCGGCCATGATCCTGCGGCCGGTCGCCTTCAAATATCGCTCCAAACGCCCCGACCCTGCCTGGCGCACAGCCTGGGACTGGGCGCTCTTCACGGGTTCCTTTGTGCCGGCCCTGGTCTTTGGCGTCGCCGTTGGAAACGTTCTTCTCGGCGTGCCATACAGTCTCGATCTAGACCTTCGGATGACCTATGAGGGGTCTTTCTTTGGCCTTTTCTCTCCGTTCTCTCTCCTGTGCGGACTTTTGTCTGTGAGCATGCTTGTCATGCATGGCGGCGCTTGGCTTGGCATGCGGGCAGGGGGCGTCGTGGCCGTTCGCGGCAGGCGGTACGGCTCCCTGGCAGCGATCGTTTCCCTGGTGCTTTTTGCGCTCGGCGGCTGGCTGGTTTCAACCGGTTACGTCGAAGGATTTCGTATCACCAGCGAGATTGACCCGAATATGCAGGCCAACCCGCTGGCCAAGCAGGCAATCGTCGAAGGCAGCGCCTGGATGGCTAACTATGCCCTGCATCCCTGGATGATGATTGCACCAGCGCTTGGCTTTCTGGGTACTCTTGGTGCGCTTGTCGGTCTTCAAACCCGGTTTGAAGGGCTGACGTTCCTCTGTTCAAAGGCAGCCGTGGTCGGGATCATTTCCACGGTTGGGCTGTCGATGTTCCCCTTCATTCTGCCAAGTTCGATCCAGCCGGAGGCGAGCCTGACGGTCTGGGATGCGTCATCAAGCCATGCGACTTTGTTCAACATGCTCGTTGCGACCGCGATTTTCCTGCCGTTGATCCTGATCTACACAGCATGGGTCTACAAGGTCCTGTGGGGCAAGGTCGACGAGGAAACCATCGAACGCGACCATGATACGGCCTACTGA
- a CDS encoding cytochrome ubiquinol oxidase subunit I, translating into MELDVVSLSRLQFAMTALYHFLFVPLTIGLSILLATMETVYVMTGREIWKRMVKFWGTLFGINFVLGVATGLTMEFQFGMNWAYFSQYVGDVFGAPLAIEGLMAFFMEATFVGLFFFGWDRLSKRQHLAATWAVAIGTNFSALWILIANGWMQHPIGSEFNPETMRMEVTSFYDVLFNPVAQAKFVHTVSAGYVTAAIFMLGISSWYMLKGRHVAIARRSIAIASAFGFASALSVVVLGDESGYEANLNQKMKLATIEAMWETEPAPASFNLIAFPDMAKRDNSFAIEVPYVMGLIATRSLTEEIPGIKELVEASKDRIRQGVIAWDALQKIRSTNGDVDQDVRETFRINQHNLGYAYLLLPFAADPLNATNEEIDAAAWSAVPNVWPMFYAFRIMVACGFFFILLTGVFFYLASSGKLDHLRRNQRWILQIAVLSIPLPWIACEMGWIIAEYGRQPWIIEGMLPTAQAVSNLSVTEVLLTLAGFVLLYTVLLVIEVALMIKYIRKGPDDDELPEHSPAEAATPIPMAAE; encoded by the coding sequence ATGGAACTCGATGTCGTCAGCCTGTCCCGGCTGCAATTTGCCATGACGGCTCTCTACCATTTTCTTTTCGTTCCCCTGACGATTGGCTTGTCGATCCTGCTGGCGACCATGGAAACGGTCTATGTGATGACCGGTCGCGAGATCTGGAAGCGGATGGTCAAATTCTGGGGCACTCTCTTTGGGATCAATTTCGTTCTGGGTGTCGCAACCGGCCTGACGATGGAGTTCCAGTTCGGTATGAACTGGGCCTATTTCAGCCAGTATGTTGGCGATGTCTTCGGCGCACCTCTCGCCATCGAAGGCCTGATGGCATTCTTCATGGAAGCCACCTTCGTCGGCCTTTTCTTCTTCGGCTGGGATCGGCTCTCAAAGCGGCAGCATTTGGCGGCGACCTGGGCTGTTGCAATCGGGACGAACTTTTCCGCGCTCTGGATCCTGATCGCCAATGGCTGGATGCAACATCCGATCGGGTCGGAATTCAACCCCGAGACGATGCGCATGGAAGTTACGAGCTTCTACGATGTGCTGTTCAACCCAGTCGCTCAAGCAAAATTCGTTCACACGGTTTCGGCGGGATATGTCACCGCTGCGATCTTCATGCTCGGTATTTCGTCCTGGTACATGCTGAAAGGTCGGCACGTCGCAATCGCACGCCGGTCCATCGCAATTGCATCTGCCTTTGGTTTTGCCTCTGCTCTTTCCGTTGTCGTGCTCGGCGATGAAAGTGGCTATGAGGCAAACCTCAATCAGAAAATGAAACTGGCGACGATCGAGGCCATGTGGGAGACCGAACCGGCTCCCGCGTCGTTCAATCTGATTGCCTTCCCCGACATGGCAAAGCGCGATAATTCGTTCGCAATCGAAGTCCCCTATGTCATGGGTTTGATCGCGACCCGGTCCCTGACCGAGGAAATTCCCGGGATCAAGGAATTGGTTGAAGCCTCCAAGGACCGCATCCGCCAGGGTGTGATCGCCTGGGATGCCTTGCAAAAGATCCGCTCAACCAACGGCGATGTTGATCAGGATGTGCGTGAGACCTTCCGGATCAATCAGCACAACCTGGGCTACGCCTATCTGCTGCTTCCTTTCGCGGCAGATCCGTTGAATGCGACCAACGAGGAGATCGATGCCGCTGCCTGGTCTGCGGTGCCTAATGTCTGGCCCATGTTCTATGCCTTCCGCATCATGGTTGCCTGCGGCTTCTTCTTCATTTTGCTGACGGGAGTGTTTTTCTACCTCGCTTCCTCCGGGAAGCTGGATCATCTGCGTCGGAACCAGCGCTGGATTTTGCAGATCGCGGTTCTGTCGATCCCTCTTCCGTGGATTGCCTGTGAGATGGGCTGGATCATTGCTGAGTATGGCCGCCAGCCCTGGATCATCGAAGGCATGTTGCCGACGGCTCAGGCAGTTTCCAACCTGTCAGTGACCGAAGTGTTGCTCACGTTGGCAGGCTTTGTCCTGCTCTACACCGTCCTGCTTGTGATCGAGGTTGCCCTGATGATCAAATACATCCGGAAGGGTCCGGATGACGACGAGCTGCCCGAGCATTCCCCGGCTGAGGCCGCGACCCCAATTCCAATGGCTGCGGAGTAG
- the cydC gene encoding thiol reductant ABC exporter subunit CydC has protein sequence MSGLAKLIKWQWSHHRTAFAGGILVALIPAIAGIALLGVAGWFITAAAMAGMSGAFLNIFLPSAAIRGLAIARTAGRYGERLLTHDATFRFLTDLRCRIFEGQAQRAGNGAKPRSGAALNRLTSDITALDAVYLRLVVPGILAGAVGLLSVVWVASITLVLAIGPVVFLAFVAGLCVRLMTRKKRRDARLQEAALDAVRLRTVDLVAGRRDLAVYGGLEATADTIRSAERRLADAEESMEARSSLLSACAGFAGQVALALILAAIIWSVGEGEVAITVAVAVLLVVLGLPEVVSIIIPGLSKLDRTRLAAHRAVEGVELKGAGSRSRAPAVQNIADDSPRKLDQAALTFDRVSFGYPAAERQVLEDVSFEIAPGEWLALVGRSGCGKSTVSALTSALLRPDGGKIQLGGRGLDAIREEELRRRITVLGQKPYLFHDTVAANLRIANPQAGDSELWQALEVAALKDRISDNTSGLQAMLGEGGVGLSGGEQRRLGLARAYLTQPDLFILDELTEGLDEVTATQVLDGFQRFRGDAAVLMIAHKQSEIDRADRILRLDAADQPIAATAHQR, from the coding sequence GTGAGCGGTCTTGCGAAGCTGATCAAATGGCAATGGAGCCACCACCGCACAGCTTTTGCCGGTGGGATCCTTGTCGCGCTCATTCCCGCAATAGCCGGCATTGCGCTCTTGGGTGTTGCGGGTTGGTTCATCACCGCGGCAGCGATGGCTGGTATGAGCGGTGCGTTCTTGAATATCTTCCTGCCAAGTGCAGCAATCAGGGGGCTCGCGATAGCGAGAACCGCGGGGCGCTATGGCGAGAGACTGCTCACACATGATGCGACATTCCGATTCCTGACGGATCTTCGCTGCAGGATTTTTGAGGGGCAAGCGCAACGCGCAGGAAATGGCGCGAAACCACGCAGTGGCGCGGCGCTCAACCGGCTGACATCTGACATTACGGCTCTGGACGCTGTCTATCTCCGCCTTGTGGTGCCGGGCATCTTGGCAGGTGCTGTCGGACTTCTGTCGGTCGTATGGGTCGCGTCCATCACTTTGGTCCTTGCCATTGGACCAGTCGTCTTTTTGGCGTTTGTTGCCGGTCTCTGCGTGCGTCTGATGACGCGCAAGAAGCGGCGGGATGCGCGCCTCCAGGAAGCGGCACTGGACGCAGTGCGCCTTCGTACCGTCGATCTCGTCGCAGGCCGCCGCGATCTCGCGGTCTATGGCGGTTTGGAGGCCACTGCCGACACAATTCGGTCGGCGGAGCGCCGTCTCGCCGATGCCGAAGAATCGATGGAGGCGCGTAGCAGTCTTCTCAGCGCATGTGCAGGGTTTGCCGGACAGGTTGCGCTTGCGCTGATCCTAGCCGCTATCATCTGGAGCGTTGGTGAGGGAGAGGTAGCCATCACCGTCGCGGTCGCCGTCCTTCTGGTGGTGCTCGGACTGCCCGAAGTGGTGTCGATAATCATCCCGGGCCTTTCCAAACTCGACCGCACTCGGCTTGCTGCCCATCGGGCGGTCGAAGGTGTTGAACTGAAGGGGGCGGGGTCAAGGTCTCGGGCCCCTGCGGTCCAGAACATTGCGGATGATAGTCCTCGGAAGCTGGATCAGGCGGCGCTAACCTTTGACCGTGTCTCGTTTGGCTATCCGGCAGCAGAGCGTCAGGTCCTCGAAGATGTTTCCTTTGAAATCGCTCCCGGTGAATGGTTGGCACTTGTCGGCAGGAGCGGCTGCGGGAAGTCGACGGTGTCTGCGCTCACCTCTGCTTTGTTGCGCCCTGACGGTGGCAAAATACAGCTCGGCGGCCGGGGACTTGATGCAATTCGCGAAGAGGAACTGCGTCGCCGCATCACCGTTCTGGGACAAAAGCCATATCTATTTCACGATACGGTTGCAGCCAACTTGAGGATTGCGAACCCGCAGGCGGGCGACAGTGAGCTCTGGCAAGCCCTGGAAGTGGCGGCGCTGAAGGATCGCATCTCCGACAACACATCAGGTCTCCAAGCCATGCTTGGCGAAGGCGGAGTCGGCCTGTCTGGTGGCGAGCAAAGACGCCTCGGCCTTGCCCGTGCGTATCTGACGCAGCCCGACCTTTTCATCCTCGACGAGTTGACCGAAGGCCTTGATGAGGTCACAGCAACCCAGGTTCTTGACGGGTTTCAGCGCTTTCGCGGGGATGCCGCGGTCCTGATGATTGCGCACAAACAGTCGGAGATCGATCGGGCTGATCGCATCCTGAGGCTGGATGCCGCAGATCAGCCCATAGCGGCGACGGCGCACCAACGATAG
- the cydD gene encoding thiol reductant ABC exporter subunit CydD: MSVTDLNQAQKTPQAAVDCSDKEKGLAALSEQETRKLKGAGRLFALSDLLWIAQAWLISSVVSSFVAPEGNLDGGSSWRTVAFLMIFVLLAALRMFLNLQASKRARQTARAVKSRVRGALLAAISGASPASALPSSGAVAAHVGDQVDALGPYLSNFYPQKIRVSLVPVGIILATAMVSWLAAIILLVTGPLIPVFMALIGLKAKSASEGQQAELTRMSGFLLDRVRGLETLRLFGAVGRTKDQIRTVGEAFRKGTMKVLSIAFLSSTVLELFSALGIAFVAVYVGFSLLGDVEIGTWGAPLGYTSGLFILLLAPDYFAPLRAYAAAYHDRAAGLAATETLSELEWDIRARAEVLPVSDPSQDTFESLDASCLRPTVPIRFERVSLALGGRGVLDSIDLEVAAGETALLLGPSGSGKTTIIDCLLGLHDLGEGRILVGGRNLAHMDFMAWRQSLAWVGQAPRLFQGSVRANLRKAEPDASDDDMWQALELAGAVDLVERLPRGLGTVIGEDGFGLSIGEIRRLGLARAAMRKAPSVILADEPTAGLDGETARDVIEGLKAMSRGRTLLIATHDPQLLGITNRHIRLSDKTGEEVEA, from the coding sequence ATGTCTGTGACTGATCTGAATCAGGCACAGAAGACGCCTCAGGCAGCAGTAGATTGCTCCGATAAGGAAAAGGGCCTTGCGGCGCTGAGCGAGCAGGAAACGCGCAAGTTAAAGGGCGCGGGCCGGTTGTTCGCCTTGTCGGATCTTCTCTGGATCGCGCAGGCTTGGCTGATCTCATCGGTCGTTTCCAGCTTCGTCGCTCCGGAAGGAAATCTGGATGGCGGTTCCTCTTGGCGAACCGTCGCTTTTCTGATGATTTTCGTCCTGCTCGCTGCTTTGCGCATGTTCTTGAACTTGCAGGCAAGCAAACGGGCGCGGCAGACCGCAAGGGCGGTGAAGAGCAGGGTCCGCGGCGCGCTGCTCGCGGCGATCTCGGGGGCATCCCCAGCCAGCGCGCTTCCGTCCTCCGGCGCCGTTGCGGCCCATGTCGGGGATCAGGTCGACGCCCTTGGACCCTATCTGTCGAATTTTTACCCACAAAAGATACGTGTCTCCCTGGTTCCTGTGGGGATCATTCTGGCCACGGCAATGGTTAGCTGGCTTGCCGCCATTATCCTGCTGGTGACTGGCCCGCTGATACCGGTTTTCATGGCGCTGATCGGCTTGAAAGCTAAATCCGCCAGTGAAGGTCAACAGGCGGAACTCACCCGCATGAGCGGATTTCTTCTTGATCGCGTGCGGGGTCTGGAAACCCTGCGGCTCTTCGGAGCGGTGGGCCGGACGAAAGACCAAATCCGGACCGTGGGTGAGGCATTTCGCAAGGGCACCATGAAGGTGTTGAGCATTGCCTTTCTTTCGTCCACCGTCCTCGAACTCTTCAGCGCTCTCGGCATTGCCTTTGTCGCGGTTTATGTCGGGTTTTCCCTGCTTGGCGATGTTGAAATCGGAACTTGGGGTGCACCGCTTGGCTATACCTCCGGCCTCTTCATTCTCCTGCTGGCGCCGGACTATTTTGCACCGCTGAGGGCCTACGCAGCTGCCTATCATGATCGCGCCGCCGGACTGGCTGCCACCGAGACGTTATCTGAACTGGAGTGGGATATCAGGGCGCGCGCTGAAGTCTTGCCGGTTTCTGATCCTTCCCAAGATACCTTTGAAAGCCTGGACGCCTCATGCTTGCGACCAACCGTGCCGATCCGTTTCGAAAGAGTTAGCCTTGCCCTTGGCGGGCGTGGGGTGCTGGACTCGATAGATCTTGAGGTCGCCGCTGGAGAAACCGCGTTGCTGCTCGGGCCAAGCGGCTCCGGCAAGACCACGATAATTGACTGTCTCCTGGGTCTGCATGACCTCGGTGAGGGGAGAATTCTGGTCGGTGGACGCAATCTTGCGCATATGGACTTCATGGCGTGGCGCCAGTCGCTTGCCTGGGTCGGTCAGGCACCGCGACTGTTTCAAGGCAGTGTGAGGGCCAACTTGCGAAAGGCTGAGCCTGACGCCAGTGACGACGACATGTGGCAGGCGCTTGAGCTGGCCGGTGCCGTTGATCTGGTCGAGCGGCTGCCACGAGGATTGGGCACAGTGATAGGCGAGGATGGGTTCGGCCTATCCATTGGGGAGATACGGCGACTTGGCCTGGCACGGGCGGCCATGCGCAAGGCGCCGTCCGTCATTCTTGCTGACGAGCCGACTGCCGGTCTTGACGGCGAGACCGCACGAGATGTGATCGAGGGGCTCAAGGCAATGTCTCGTGGTCGGACATTGCTGATCGCCACCCATGATCCACAATTGCTGGGCATTACTAACAGGCATATTCGCCTTAGCGACAAGACCGGCGAGGAGGTGGAGGCGTGA
- a CDS encoding CoA-acylating methylmalonate-semialdehyde dehydrogenase, translated as MQTIGHFIGGKHVEGTSGRFADVFNPATGEVQAKVALATDAELDAAVANAAAAQPAWAATNPQRRARVMMKFVELLNRDMDKLAEALSREHGKTLPDAKGDVIRGLEVAEFCIGAPHLLKGEYTEGAGPGIDMYSMRQPLGVVAGITPFNFPAMIPMWKFCPALACGNAFILKPSERDPSVPIMLAELMIEAGLPAGLLNVVNGDKGAVDAILDHEVIQAVGFVGSTPIAQYVYSRATANGKRAQCFGGAKNHMIIMPDADMDQAADALIGAGYGAAGERCMAVSVAVPVGDATADALVAKLAPKIEALKVGPYTAGDDVDFGPLVTKEALTRVKGLVDQGVKEGADLVVDGRGFSMQGYEDGFFMGGCLFDKVTKDMDIYKTEIFGPVLSVVRAQTYEEALGLAMDHEYGNGTAIYTRDGDTARDFAARVNIGMVGINVPIPVPLAYHTFGGWKKSGFGDLNQHGPDGFKFYTRTKTVTARWPSGIKEGAEFSIPTMK; from the coding sequence ATGCAGACAATTGGTCATTTCATCGGCGGCAAGCACGTCGAAGGCACGTCCGGTCGCTTTGCCGATGTCTTCAATCCGGCGACGGGTGAAGTTCAGGCCAAGGTGGCGCTGGCCACGGATGCCGAACTTGATGCTGCCGTTGCGAATGCGGCTGCGGCGCAGCCGGCATGGGCAGCGACCAATCCGCAGCGCCGCGCCCGCGTGATGATGAAGTTTGTTGAGCTTCTCAACCGCGATATGGACAAGCTGGCCGAGGCTCTGTCGCGTGAACATGGCAAGACGTTGCCTGATGCCAAAGGCGATGTGATCCGTGGTCTTGAAGTGGCCGAATTCTGCATCGGCGCTCCGCACCTCCTGAAAGGAGAATACACCGAAGGCGCGGGCCCCGGCATCGACATGTATTCCATGCGCCAGCCACTCGGCGTTGTCGCGGGTATCACCCCGTTCAACTTTCCGGCGATGATTCCGATGTGGAAATTCTGCCCGGCGCTTGCTTGCGGCAATGCCTTCATCCTGAAGCCGTCCGAGCGCGATCCTTCCGTGCCGATCATGCTTGCTGAACTGATGATTGAAGCTGGTCTTCCGGCAGGCCTGCTCAATGTGGTCAATGGCGACAAGGGTGCGGTTGATGCCATCCTTGATCATGAAGTTATTCAGGCGGTTGGCTTTGTTGGCTCGACCCCGATCGCGCAGTACGTCTATTCCCGCGCAACGGCGAACGGTAAGCGCGCCCAGTGCTTCGGCGGCGCCAAGAACCACATGATCATCATGCCGGATGCGGATATGGATCAGGCCGCCGACGCTTTGATCGGCGCAGGTTATGGTGCAGCAGGTGAGCGCTGCATGGCCGTTTCCGTTGCCGTACCTGTTGGCGACGCCACTGCAGATGCCCTTGTAGCCAAGTTGGCACCGAAGATCGAAGCCCTGAAAGTCGGCCCTTATACTGCGGGCGATGATGTTGACTTCGGTCCGCTCGTTACCAAGGAAGCACTGACTCGCGTCAAAGGACTGGTCGATCAAGGCGTCAAGGAAGGTGCTGACCTGGTGGTCGATGGCCGCGGTTTCTCCATGCAGGGGTATGAAGACGGTTTCTTCATGGGCGGCTGCCTGTTCGACAAGGTCACCAAGGACATGGATATCTACAAGACCGAGATCTTCGGTCCTGTCCTGTCGGTGGTGCGTGCCCAGACCTATGAAGAGGCCCTCGGCCTCGCCATGGACCATGAGTATGGCAATGGTACCGCGATCTACACACGTGATGGCGATACCGCGCGTGATTTCGCAGCACGGGTCAATATCGGCATGGTCGGCATCAACGTGCCGATTCCCGTGCCACTCGCCTACCACACCTTCGGTGGCTGGAAGAAGTCCGGCTTCGGCGACCTGAACCAGCATGGCCCTGACGGCTTCAAGTTCTACACCCGCACCAAGACCGTGACAGCCCGCTGGCCGTCCGGAATCAAGGAAGGGGCGGAGTTCTCCATCCCGACCATGAAGTAA
- a CDS encoding LysR family transcriptional regulator: MNWDDIRIFLAVSRAGQILAAAKRLGLNHATVARRLTALEAALETRLFDRSTSGCFLTEAGSRFLDSAERMEAEMMSARADLGGNSLEISGTVRIGAPDGFGVAYLAPRLAALTRAHPGLTVQLVPVPRSFSLSRREADIAITIDRPEHGRLIAAKLVDYSLGLYASKNYIAQKGMPVTVAQLASHDLVGYVEDLVYSPALNYAAEVTRDWPARFEVASALGQTEAVRAGAGIGILHAFIARSDETFVPVLPEIKLTRAYWTVQHESTKPLRHVALALDFVRKTVAKDRAMFG; the protein is encoded by the coding sequence ATGAACTGGGATGACATTCGCATTTTTCTGGCGGTCTCGCGCGCGGGGCAAATCCTTGCGGCCGCGAAACGCCTGGGGCTAAACCATGCAACAGTCGCCCGCCGACTCACAGCTTTGGAAGCAGCTCTTGAAACCCGACTGTTCGACCGTTCGACCAGCGGCTGTTTTCTCACAGAGGCAGGATCCCGTTTCCTGGACAGCGCCGAGAGGATGGAAGCGGAGATGATGTCGGCCCGCGCCGACCTTGGCGGAAACTCGCTCGAGATCAGCGGCACGGTGCGGATCGGCGCGCCGGACGGTTTTGGTGTCGCCTATCTGGCGCCGCGCCTTGCGGCCCTGACCCGCGCCCACCCCGGCCTGACAGTCCAACTCGTACCCGTGCCAAGATCGTTTTCCCTGTCCCGGCGCGAGGCAGATATTGCCATCACCATCGACCGGCCGGAACACGGGCGGCTGATTGCCGCCAAGCTGGTCGACTACTCTCTCGGCCTTTACGCATCAAAGAACTACATTGCCCAAAAGGGCATGCCGGTCACGGTGGCTCAGCTCGCGTCACATGATCTGGTCGGCTATGTCGAAGACTTGGTCTATTCCCCGGCCCTCAACTACGCAGCAGAAGTCACAAGAGACTGGCCGGCGCGCTTCGAAGTCGCCTCAGCGCTTGGGCAGACAGAAGCTGTCAGAGCAGGTGCTGGCATCGGCATCCTGCACGCCTTCATCGCCCGGAGCGACGAGACCTTCGTGCCAGTCCTGCCCGAAATCAAACTCACCCGTGCCTATTGGACCGTTCAACACGAAAGCACAAAGCCCCTGCGCCATGTGGCTCTGGCCCTGGACTTCGTGCGCAAGACGGTGGCCAAGGATCGGGCAATGTTTGGCTAG
- a CDS encoding DUF6030 family protein — protein MPPAAGPVSGDGLPRQTDWTRVLLMALPLMLLGLAAIVVLSNLQLVQSPDLEVAAPPPDPLAGFSADTQDSLTAPDIQVPARLKLTFLGKPEELCAELTEIGLPNGGWSKAPFRRGRWQCASDVVPLTTPSVDFGPATLFFLLRGGAEDRVDYLRLKLNVEDPRQMEYGEATVRSVIGALSDRYSWAVPERFLQAISGFEALEMTDRGVRLSVAPENPKLTGDPAASQRLNIILNFGEPDLIRPADGFQR, from the coding sequence ATGCCGCCAGCAGCTGGGCCGGTTTCGGGCGACGGTTTGCCGAGGCAAACGGACTGGACCAGGGTGCTTCTGATGGCTCTACCGCTCATGCTGTTGGGCCTAGCGGCAATTGTTGTCCTGTCAAACCTCCAGTTGGTTCAGTCGCCGGATTTGGAAGTCGCCGCACCGCCGCCTGATCCGCTCGCGGGCTTTTCCGCTGATACGCAGGACAGCCTGACAGCGCCGGATATTCAGGTGCCAGCCCGTTTGAAGCTGACATTTCTCGGAAAACCGGAAGAGCTCTGCGCGGAGTTGACGGAGATCGGATTGCCCAACGGCGGCTGGAGCAAGGCACCGTTCAGGCGGGGGCGCTGGCAATGTGCCTCCGATGTGGTTCCGCTGACCACGCCAAGCGTTGATTTCGGACCGGCGACCTTGTTCTTCCTGTTGCGTGGCGGGGCGGAAGACCGGGTCGACTACCTACGGCTCAAGCTGAATGTCGAGGATCCCCGCCAGATGGAATATGGCGAGGCAACGGTCCGTTCGGTAATCGGCGCATTGTCCGATCGCTACAGCTGGGCTGTGCCCGAGCGCTTTTTGCAGGCAATATCGGGCTTCGAGGCGCTTGAGATGACCGACCGCGGCGTACGCCTGTCTGTTGCGCCCGAAAACCCGAAACTGACCGGTGATCCGGCAGCCTCTCAACGATTGAACATCATCCTGAATTTCGGCGAGCCGGATCTGATCCGGCCAGCTGACGGGTTTCAGCGGTGA
- a CDS encoding class II aldolase/adducin family protein — MTTNELPSDCPQLRRAIIETARALPVKGLTKGTSGNISARINSGFLITPSGVPYDDLTEDLIVSMDLDGGYTGETLPSSEWRMHLDIYRERDEAGAVVHCHSPRATALSCLRLGIPAFHYMVALAGGDRIDCAPYATFGTSALSMAMLPALEGRTACLLANHGQIAFGPTLAKALGTAVGVEDLADQYLSALIVGDPVILDEDEMSEILRKFKNYGKQKSDHDPDAGAAFEMPIKRG, encoded by the coding sequence ATGACCACGAACGAATTGCCTTCGGACTGCCCGCAGCTGCGGCGGGCCATCATCGAGACCGCACGCGCCTTGCCCGTCAAAGGACTGACCAAGGGAACGTCCGGCAATATCAGTGCCCGTATCAACTCCGGATTTCTGATCACGCCCTCCGGCGTTCCCTATGATGATCTCACCGAAGACCTGATTGTGTCGATGGATCTTGATGGCGGCTATACCGGCGAGACCCTGCCGTCGTCCGAATGGCGCATGCATCTTGATATCTACCGGGAACGCGACGAGGCCGGTGCCGTGGTCCATTGCCACTCTCCGCGGGCGACCGCCCTTTCCTGCCTGCGCCTCGGCATTCCGGCGTTTCACTATATGGTGGCCCTGGCCGGCGGCGACCGGATCGACTGCGCGCCCTACGCCACCTTCGGAACAAGCGCGCTTTCCATGGCAATGCTGCCGGCCCTTGAAGGCCGCACTGCCTGCCTTCTGGCCAATCACGGACAGATCGCGTTCGGCCCGACCCTCGCCAAGGCCCTTGGCACCGCGGTGGGCGTTGAAGATCTGGCCGATCAATATCTGTCTGCTCTCATCGTCGGTGATCCGGTCATTCTCGACGAGGATGAAATGAGCGAGATCCTGCGCAAGTTCAAGAATTACGGCAAACAGAAGAGCGACCATGACCCGGATGCCGGCGCTGCTTTCGAGATGCCGATAAAGAGAGGATAG